The Alphaproteobacteria bacterium genome has a window encoding:
- the dprA gene encoding DNA-processing protein DprA, with protein MDEKRILTDQERLNWLKLSRTSQIGPITFNQLIQKFKSPTSALDYISAHSNEPKYKNFVIPSSGIIEKEIEQLNKIGGRFIAQIEPDYPYLLSTILDAPPLISVLGNISLYQKPTISIVGSRNASSNGRKIAENIASELSQGGYTIISGLARGIDTAAHEGSLAYGTIAVVAGGLNSFYPLENQQLQKSIGQQGLLISETPLGLQPQARHFPRRNRLISGLSLGILIVEATFQSGSLTTARFGLEQGREIMAIPGSPLDPRCHGTNNLIKNGAQLVENAQDILTYLQSIAFSLYNNQSNFLPTIPKKEDKIDNKDFNLNTGRHLNDSHNKHIETLLSTTPISIDDLHHQSQLSIDVLNMVLSEMELAGKIERHPGNRISKVFNLKDNKLIYQYTKETL; from the coding sequence ATGGATGAAAAACGTATTTTAACGGATCAAGAACGTTTAAATTGGCTTAAATTATCAAGAACCAGCCAAATTGGACCAATTACTTTTAATCAATTAATACAAAAATTTAAATCACCAACAAGTGCACTTGATTATATTTCCGCTCATTCTAATGAGCCAAAATATAAAAACTTTGTCATACCTTCTTCTGGAATTATAGAAAAAGAAATAGAACAATTAAATAAAATTGGAGGCAGATTCATTGCCCAAATAGAGCCAGATTATCCTTATTTACTTTCTACTATTTTAGATGCCCCACCTTTAATTTCAGTATTAGGAAATATTAGTTTATACCAAAAACCTACAATTTCTATTGTAGGATCTCGTAATGCATCTTCCAATGGCAGAAAAATTGCAGAAAATATTGCATCAGAACTTAGTCAAGGTGGATATACTATCATTTCAGGACTTGCCCGAGGAATTGACACTGCTGCCCATGAAGGTAGTCTTGCCTATGGCACAATTGCAGTTGTCGCAGGAGGGTTAAATAGTTTTTATCCACTTGAAAATCAGCAATTACAAAAATCAATTGGTCAACAAGGTTTATTAATTAGTGAAACACCTTTGGGATTGCAACCTCAAGCAAGACATTTTCCAAGACGTAACCGTTTAATATCTGGGTTATCTCTTGGTATCTTAATTGTTGAAGCTACTTTTCAATCAGGCTCCTTAACAACAGCACGTTTTGGACTAGAACAAGGACGAGAAATTATGGCAATCCCAGGATCCCCTTTAGATCCTCGTTGTCATGGAACAAACAATCTTATTAAAAATGGCGCCCAACTTGTTGAAAATGCTCAAGATATTTTGACATACTTGCAATCAATCGCCTTTTCCCTTTATAACAATCAATCAAACTTCTTACCAACAATTCCTAAAAAAGAAGATAAAATAGATAACAAAGACTTTAATTTGAATACCGGCCGTCATTTAAATGATAGTCATAATAAACATATAGAAACCTTATTAAGTACAACACCTATATCAATTGATGATCTTCACCATCAGTCACAACTTTCAATTGATGTTTTAAACATGGTACTCTCAGAAATGGAACTAGCTGGAAAAATTGAAAGACATCCTGGAAATCGCATTTCTAAAGTATTTAATTTAAAAGATA
- a CDS encoding aspartate aminotransferase family protein, with product MSNISDHNFYLTSNNLEAFWMPFTANRHFKAKPRLFASAKGMYYTTVDNQLVLDAVAGLWCVNAGHNRTQIVEAVQKQIAVMDYAPNFNMGHPTVFELASRLANIAPENLDHVFFTNSGSEAVDTALKIALAYHRVCGESTRQRLIGRERGYHGVGFGGISVGGMVNNRKSFGTLIPGVDHIRHTHDLTKNAFTKGQPKFGIELADDLERLVALHDASTIAAIIVEPVAGSTGVLVPPIGYLKRLREICDKYEILLIFDEVITAFGRLGKGFAADYFDVIPDMITIAKGLTNGSIPMGAVLVHKKIYDAFMKGPENTIEFFHGYTYSGHPVAVAAGLATLDIYKDENLFERANKLSDYWQEAVHSLVGRPYVIDIRNIGLMAAIELQPKNNYPTQRAFEVFTRCYERGVFIRVTGDTLALSPPLIIEKDQIDKIINTISDVLLTLSE from the coding sequence ATGTCAAATATTTCTGATCATAATTTCTATTTAACTTCAAATAACTTAGAAGCTTTTTGGATGCCTTTTACGGCTAATAGGCATTTTAAAGCTAAACCTAGGCTTTTTGCTTCTGCTAAAGGTATGTATTATACCACAGTTGATAACCAATTAGTTTTGGATGCTGTTGCGGGTTTATGGTGTGTAAATGCTGGCCATAACCGCACACAAATTGTTGAAGCTGTTCAAAAACAAATTGCTGTTATGGATTATGCACCTAATTTCAATATGGGCCATCCCACCGTTTTTGAATTGGCATCACGATTAGCCAATATAGCTCCTGAAAATCTTGATCATGTATTTTTTACGAATTCAGGATCAGAAGCTGTTGATACAGCTTTGAAAATAGCTTTAGCTTATCATCGTGTTTGTGGGGAAAGCACACGTCAAAGATTAATTGGACGCGAACGTGGCTATCATGGTGTAGGATTTGGTGGCATATCAGTTGGGGGTATGGTTAATAACCGTAAATCTTTTGGAACATTAATTCCGGGTGTTGATCATATAAGGCATACACATGATTTAACAAAAAACGCTTTTACAAAAGGCCAACCAAAATTCGGCATAGAATTAGCCGATGATTTAGAGCGTCTTGTTGCTCTTCATGATGCATCAACAATTGCAGCAATTATTGTAGAGCCAGTTGCAGGATCAACAGGCGTTCTTGTCCCACCTATAGGATATTTAAAAAGATTAAGAGAAATTTGTGATAAATATGAGATCTTGCTCATTTTTGATGAGGTTATAACGGCATTTGGGCGTCTTGGAAAAGGTTTTGCCGCTGATTATTTTGATGTGATACCTGATATGATTACTATTGCCAAGGGTTTGACAAACGGATCTATTCCTATGGGTGCTGTGCTCGTTCATAAAAAAATATATGACGCTTTTATGAAAGGCCCTGAAAATACAATAGAATTTTTTCATGGATATACATATTCAGGACATCCAGTTGCTGTCGCCGCAGGTTTAGCTACTTTAGATATTTATAAAGATGAGAATCTTTTTGAACGAGCAAATAAATTATCTGACTATTGGCAAGAAGCTGTCCATAGTTTGGTTGGAAGACCTTATGTTATCGATATACGTAATATTGGATTGATGGCAGCCATTGAATTGCAACCTAAAAACAATTATCCTACACAAAGAGCTTTTGAGGTTTTCACACGTTGTTATGAACGTGGGGTGTTTATACGGGTGACAGGTGATACACTTGCTTTATCGCCACCTTTAATTATTGAAAAAGATCAAATTGATAAAATAATCAATACAATTAGCGATGTTTTATTGACTTTATCAGAATAA